One window of Bos indicus isolate NIAB-ARS_2022 breed Sahiwal x Tharparkar chromosome 18, NIAB-ARS_B.indTharparkar_mat_pri_1.0, whole genome shotgun sequence genomic DNA carries:
- the SNX20 gene encoding sorting nexin-20, with the protein MASHKHPGSPGWTGPICQDMAGTTPKASAPRPDLPRPGPEDHLEAQGSPSSNSSMTTRELQEYWRAQKCCWKHVKLLFEIASARIEERKVSKFVMYQIVVIQTGSFDSNKAVLERRYSDFETLQKKLLKTFREEIEDVVFPKKHLIGNFTEEMISERKLALKEYLSVLYAIRCVRRSREFIDFLTRPELKEAFGCLRAGQYTKALDILMRVVPLQEKLTAHCPVLLVPALCAMLVCHRDLDRPAEAFAVGERALQCLQAREGHRYYAPLLDAMARLAYLLGKDFVSLQKRLEESQLRKPALRGFTLKELTVQEYLS; encoded by the exons ATGGCAAGTCACAAGCATCCTGGGAGTCCTGGGTGGACAGGACCCATATGCCAGGACATGGCAGGTACCACGCCGAAAGCATCAGCTCCCCGCCCAGACCTCCCACGTCCAGGACCTGAGGACCACTTAG AGGCCCAGGGCAGCCCGAGCTCCAACTCCAGCATGACCACGCGGGAGCTGCAGGAGTACTGGCGGGCCCAGAAATGTTGCTGGAAGCACGTCAAACTGCTCTTCGAGATCGCCTCCGCCCGCATCGAGGAGAGGAAAGTCTCCAAGTTTGTG ATGTACCAGATCGTGGTCATCCAGACCGGGAGCTTTGACAGCAATAAAGCCGTCCTGGAAAGGCGTTACTCCGACTTCGAGACGCTCCAGAAGAAACTCCTAAAGACTTTCCGGGAAGAGATCGAAGACGTGGTCTTCCCCAAGAAGCACCTGATAGGGAACTTCACCGAGGAGATGATCTCGGAACGCAAGCTGGCCCTCAAAGAGTACCTCAGCGTGCTCTACGCCATCCGCTGCGTGCGCCGCTCGCGCGAGTTCATCGATTTCCTCACGCGGCCCGAGCTCAAGGAGGCCTTCGGCTGTCTGCGCGCCGGCCAGTACACCAAGGCCCTGGACATCCTGATGCGCGTGGTGCCGCTGCAGGAGAAGCTCACGGCGCACTGCCCCGTGCTGCTGGTGCCCGCCCTGTGCGCCATGCTGGTGTGCCACCGCGACTTGGACAGGCCCGCCGAGGCCTTCGCGGTCGGGGAGCGGGCCCTGCAGTGCCTGCAGGCCCGCGAGGGCCACCGCTACTACGCCCCGCTGCTGGACGCCATGGCCCGCCTGGCCTACCTGCTGGGCAAGGACTTCGTGTCCCTGCAGAAGAGGCTGGAGGAGAGCCAGCTCCGGAAGCCCGCCCTCCGGGGCTTCACCCTGAAGGAACTGACGGTCCAGGAGTACCTGTCCTGA